Proteins from a single region of Kogia breviceps isolate mKogBre1 chromosome 5, mKogBre1 haplotype 1, whole genome shotgun sequence:
- the LOC131756949 gene encoding LOW QUALITY PROTEIN: serine/threonine-protein kinase Sgk1-like (The sequence of the model RefSeq protein was modified relative to this genomic sequence to represent the inferred CDS: substituted 1 base at 1 genomic stop codon) → MKQGRMGLNDFIQKTANNSYACKHPEVQSILKISQPQEPELMNANPSPPPSPSQQINLGPSSNPHAKPSDSHFLKVIGKGSFGKVLLARHKAEEAFYAVKGLQKKAILKKEEKHIMSEQNVLLKIVKHPFLVGLHFSFQTADKLYFVLDYINGGELFYHLQRERCFLETRARFYAAEIASALGYLHSLNIVYRDLKPENILLDSQGHIVLTDFGLCKENIEHNGMTSTFCGTPEYLAPEVLHKQPYDRTVDWWFLGGVLYEMLYGLPPFYSQNTAEMYNNILNKPLQLKPNITNSAXHVLEGLLQKDRKKRLGAKDDFMEIKNHIFFSLINWDDLINKKLTPPFNPNVSGPSNLEHFDPEFTKEPVPNSIGRLPDSILLTASIKKAAEAFLGFSYALPVESFL, encoded by the coding sequence ATGAAACAGGGAAGGATGGGCCTGAACGACTTTATTCAGAAGACTGCCAATAACTCCTATGCATGCAAACACCCTGAAGTTCAGTCCATTTTGAAAATCTCCCAACCTCAGGAGCCTGAGCTCATGAATGCCAACCCTTCTCCTCCACCAAGTCCTTCTCAGCAAATTAACCTGGGCCCATCATCCAATCCTCATGCTAAACCATCTGACTCTCACTTCTTGAAAGTGATCGGGAAGGGCAGTTTTGGAAAGGTTCTCCTAGCAAGACACAAAGCCGAAGAAGCATTCTATGCAGTCAAAGGTTTACAAAAGAAAGCGATcctgaaaaaggaggaaaagcatATTATGTCTGAGCAGAATGTTCTCCTGAAGATCGTGAAACACCCTTTCCTGGTGGGCCTTCACTTCTCTTTCCAGACGGCTGACAAACTGTACTTTGTCCTAGACTACATTAATGGTGGAGAGTTGTTCTACCATCTCCAGAGGGAGCGATGCTTCCTGGAAACACGGGCTCGGTTCTATGCTGCTGAAATAGCCAGTGCCTTGGGTTACCTGCACTCTCTGAACATCGTTTATAGAGACTTAAAGCCAGAGAATATTTTGCTGGATTCACAGGGACACATTGTCCTTACTGACTTTGGACTCTGCAAGGAGAACATTGAACACAATGGCATGACGTCCACTTTCTGTGGCACACCCGAGTATCTTGCACCTGAGGTGCTTCATAAGCAGCCTTATGATAGGACCGTGGACTGGTGGTTTCTGGGGGGCGTCTTATATGAGATGCTGTATGGCCTGCCTCCCTTTTATAGCCAAAACACAGCTGAGATGTACAACAACATTCTGAACAAACCCCTCCAGTTGAAGCCAAATATTACAAATTCTGCATGACACGTCCTGGAGGGCCTCCTGCAGAAGGACAGGAAAAAGAGGCTTGGTGCCAAGGATGACTTTATGGAGATTAAGAATCACATCTTCTTCTCCCTAATTAACTGGGATGATCTCATTAATAAGAAGTTAACTCCCCCTTTTAACCCAAATGTGAGTGGACCCAGCAACCTGGAGCACTTTGATCCCGAGTTTACCAAAGAGCCGGTCCCCAACTCCATTGGTCGGTTGCCCGACAGTATCCTCCTCACAGCCAGCATCAAGAAAGCGGCCGAAGCCTTCCTGGGCTTTTCCTACGCACTTCCCGTGGAATCTTTCCTCTGA